One region of Polaribacter pectinis genomic DNA includes:
- the dusB gene encoding tRNA dihydrouridine synthase DusB, protein MVKIGNIELPDFPLLLAPMEDVSDPPFRALCKENGADIVYTEFISSEGLIRDAAKSVMKLDIYEKERPVGIQIFGANLDSMLKTVEIVEKSNPDIIDINFGCPVKKVVSKGAGAGILKDIDLMVSLTEAMVKHTNLPITVKTRLGWDHDSIRIVEVAERLQDVGCKAISIHGRTRAQMYKGDADWKPIADVKNNQRMHIPVFGNGDITSPEKAMEMRDSYGLDGAMIGRASIGYPWFFNEVKHYFKTGKHLAKPTIAQRVEMARRHLQMAIDWKGPVLGVFETRRHYTNYFKGIPHFKEYRMKMVTSDDAKDVFAAFDEVEAKFGNMIIPEYE, encoded by the coding sequence TTGGTAAAAATAGGCAACATAGAATTACCCGATTTCCCACTTTTATTAGCACCAATGGAAGATGTTTCAGATCCTCCATTTAGAGCTTTGTGCAAAGAAAATGGGGCTGATATTGTGTATACAGAATTTATTTCTTCTGAAGGTTTAATTAGAGACGCTGCAAAAAGTGTTATGAAATTAGACATTTATGAAAAAGAACGTCCTGTTGGAATTCAGATTTTTGGTGCCAATTTAGATTCGATGTTAAAAACGGTCGAAATTGTTGAAAAATCAAATCCAGATATTATTGATATCAATTTTGGTTGTCCTGTTAAAAAAGTGGTTTCTAAAGGCGCTGGTGCAGGAATTTTAAAAGACATAGATTTAATGGTTTCACTAACAGAAGCCATGGTAAAACACACTAATTTACCTATTACAGTTAAAACACGCTTGGGCTGGGATCATGATTCTATAAGAATTGTAGAAGTTGCGGAACGTTTGCAAGATGTTGGTTGTAAAGCAATTTCTATTCATGGAAGAACGCGTGCCCAAATGTATAAAGGAGATGCAGATTGGAAACCTATTGCAGATGTAAAAAATAACCAAAGAATGCACATTCCTGTTTTTGGAAATGGAGATATTACTTCACCAGAAAAAGCAATGGAAATGCGAGATTCTTATGGTTTAGATGGTGCTATGATTGGTAGAGCTTCTATTGGTTATCCTTGGTTTTTTAATGAAGTGAAACACTATTTTAAAACCGGAAAACATTTAGCGAAACCTACGATTGCGCAACGTGTAGAAATGGCGAGAAGACATTTGCAAATGGCAATTGATTGGAAAGGCCCTGTTTTAGGAGTTTTTGAAACAAGAAGACATTATACCAATTACTTTAAAGGAATTCCGCATTTTAAAGAATATAGAATGAAAATGGTAACTTCCGACGACGCTAAAGATGTTTTTGCTGCTTTTGATGAAGTTGAGGCAAAATTTGGGAATATGATTATTCCTGAATATGAATAA
- a CDS encoding DUF4345 domain-containing protein translates to MFKTKQDFINKIHLIISVCIVIPVSFVYGFNPSLKFDIQLQTIDEHNFFKAIMGLYLGFSTLWLLGIFKNNYLKISILTNIIFMIGLGSGRILSIVLDGTPTFGYIFGTFAELFLGFYGIWVLTNKNTNFAKK, encoded by the coding sequence ATGTTCAAAACGAAACAAGATTTCATCAATAAAATACATTTGATTATTTCTGTTTGTATTGTAATTCCTGTTTCTTTTGTCTACGGATTTAATCCTTCTTTAAAATTTGATATTCAGCTACAAACCATAGACGAACATAATTTCTTTAAAGCAATTATGGGTTTATATCTTGGTTTTTCTACACTTTGGCTTTTAGGTATTTTTAAAAATAATTATTTAAAAATTTCCATTCTTACAAACATCATTTTTATGATTGGTCTTGGTTCTGGTAGAATCTTAAGTATTGTTTTAGATGGAACTCCAACTTTCGGTTATATATTCGGAACTTTTGCAGAACTCTTTTTAGGTTTCTACGGAATTTGGGTTCTGACAAATAAAAACACTAATTTTGCAAAAAAATAA
- a CDS encoding M28 family peptidase has protein sequence MRNIQFLIFLSFLISCKPEINQVNRIKEDVTFLASDELEGRQTGTEGEKKAAKYIAERFKELSLQSKGTQEYLQPFTFKPKMNPHDEVKFDVNGDGTITGNNILGFIDNKAENTVIVGAHYDHLGFGGEGSLYRDSIKAVHNGADDNASGVAIMLNLASKLKKKNTNNNYLFMAFSGEEMGLLGSNYFVKNPTINTKKVSYMINMDMVGRLKKDSALAVYGTGTSPIFKQILKSHNDNFKLIQQESGVGPSDHTSFYLADIPVLHFFTGQHEDYHKPEDDSEKLNYDGMYLISDYIFNLITDLDDNGKLAFRKTKNESEDSPRFKVGLGVIPDYMFDGKGMRIDGISEDKPAQKAGLQKGDIVIKLGDSAVTNMMSYMRALSVFEKGNTTKVIVKRGNTEVEKEINF, from the coding sequence ATGAGAAACATTCAATTTCTAATCTTTTTGTCGTTTTTAATTTCTTGTAAACCAGAAATAAACCAAGTAAATCGAATTAAAGAAGATGTAACTTTTTTAGCTTCGGATGAATTAGAAGGAAGACAAACTGGTACTGAAGGCGAAAAAAAAGCCGCTAAATATATTGCTGAACGTTTTAAAGAATTGAGTTTACAATCTAAAGGAACACAAGAATATTTACAACCTTTTACATTTAAACCAAAAATGAATCCGCATGACGAAGTGAAATTTGATGTAAATGGCGATGGAACAATAACTGGAAACAATATTTTAGGTTTTATTGATAACAAAGCAGAAAACACAGTAATTGTTGGCGCTCATTATGACCATTTAGGTTTTGGTGGCGAAGGTTCTTTATACAGAGATTCTATAAAAGCAGTTCATAATGGCGCAGATGATAATGCTTCTGGTGTTGCAATTATGCTAAATTTAGCTTCTAAATTGAAAAAGAAAAACACCAATAATAATTATTTGTTTATGGCTTTTTCTGGGGAAGAAATGGGGCTTTTAGGTTCTAATTATTTTGTTAAGAATCCTACAATCAATACCAAAAAAGTATCTTATATGATAAATATGGATATGGTTGGTCGTTTGAAAAAAGATTCTGCTTTGGCAGTTTATGGGACAGGGACTTCGCCAATTTTTAAACAAATTTTAAAATCTCATAACGATAATTTTAAATTGATTCAGCAAGAATCTGGTGTTGGACCAAGTGACCATACAAGTTTTTATTTGGCAGATATACCTGTGTTGCATTTTTTTACGGGTCAGCATGAAGATTATCACAAACCTGAAGACGATTCAGAAAAACTGAATTACGATGGCATGTATTTAATTTCTGATTATATTTTTAATTTAATTACAGATTTAGATGATAATGGAAAATTGGCTTTCAGAAAAACTAAAAATGAAAGTGAAGATTCTCCTCGTTTTAAAGTTGGTTTGGGGGTAATTCCAGATTATATGTTCGATGGAAAAGGAATGCGAATTGATGGAATTTCCGAAGACAAACCTGCACAAAAAGCAGGTTTACAAAAAGGTGATATTGTTATTAAACTTGGCGATAGTGCAGTTACAAATATGATGAGTTACATGCGCGCTTTATCAGTTTTCGAAAAAGGAAATACAACGAAAGTTATTGTAAAAAGAGGTAATACTGAAGTTGAAAAAGAAATTAATTTTTAG
- a CDS encoding TolB family protein → MKFRILYILVFALTVSACKNNKKENADAKSGETKKWEGGLIYPEEVHFKTMQQITFGGDNAEAYWSFNDKQIIFQSNNKNWGVNCDQMFLMNVGETFKDSIPPMISTGLGRTTCAYFLPDNKSYVYGSTHLGGKECPPSPLRREGKYVWPIYESYDIFVADLKGNITKQLTTEPGYDAEATVSPKGDKIVFTSMRTGDLELFTMNIDGSDVKQITDQLGYDGGAFFSPDGTKLIFRSSRPKTEEAIKEYQDLLKEGLVQPTEMELYICNADGSELRQLTDLGNANWSPFFHPSGKKILFSSNFEAERGFPFNLYMIDLDGKNLERVTHGETFDAFPVFSNDGKKLIFSSNRNNGGGHDTNLFIAEWQD, encoded by the coding sequence ATGAAATTTAGAATACTATATATCCTTGTTTTTGCACTTACAGTATCAGCTTGTAAAAACAATAAAAAGGAAAATGCAGATGCAAAATCAGGCGAAACAAAAAAATGGGAAGGTGGTTTAATCTACCCAGAAGAAGTGCATTTTAAAACGATGCAACAAATTACGTTTGGTGGCGATAACGCAGAAGCTTATTGGAGTTTTAATGATAAACAAATTATTTTTCAATCGAATAATAAAAATTGGGGTGTTAATTGCGATCAAATGTTTTTAATGAATGTTGGCGAAACTTTTAAAGACTCTATTCCACCAATGATTTCTACAGGTTTAGGAAGAACAACTTGTGCGTATTTCTTGCCAGATAATAAAAGTTACGTGTATGGTTCTACACATTTAGGAGGAAAAGAATGTCCTCCATCTCCATTAAGAAGAGAAGGAAAATATGTATGGCCAATTTATGAAAGCTACGATATTTTTGTGGCAGATTTAAAAGGAAATATTACCAAACAATTAACTACAGAACCTGGTTACGATGCAGAAGCAACTGTTTCTCCTAAAGGAGATAAAATTGTTTTTACATCGATGAGAACAGGAGATTTAGAATTGTTTACAATGAATATTGATGGTTCTGATGTAAAACAAATTACAGACCAATTAGGATATGATGGAGGTGCGTTTTTCTCGCCAGATGGAACAAAATTGATTTTCCGTTCTTCAAGACCAAAAACTGAAGAAGCAATTAAAGAATATCAAGATTTATTGAAAGAAGGTTTGGTACAACCAACAGAAATGGAGCTTTATATTTGTAATGCAGATGGTTCAGAATTACGTCAATTAACAGATTTAGGAAATGCGAATTGGAGTCCGTTTTTTCATCCTTCAGGAAAAAAGATTTTATTTTCATCTAATTTTGAAGCAGAAAGAGGATTTCCTTTCAATTTATATATGATAGATTTAGATGGTAAAAACTTGGAAAGAGTTACTCATGGAGAAACTTTTGATGCTTTTCCAGTTTTTTCTAACGATGGTAAAAAACTAATTTTTTCATCAAATAGAAATAATGGAGGAGGTCATGATACCAACTTATTTATTGCAGAATGGCAAGATTAA
- a CDS encoding EF-hand domain-containing protein yields MAWTKEKILINIESLMRSKFSEPREAFDYYDEDKDGKLTKADFKILLKEAKVSSLIRGLVAEFMMQSFDANKDGLVSWAEFQAAIKESGIKK; encoded by the coding sequence ATGGCTTGGACTAAAGAAAAAATCTTAATAAATATAGAAAGTTTAATGAGAAGCAAGTTCTCTGAACCAAGAGAAGCTTTCGATTATTATGATGAAGATAAAGATGGAAAACTAACAAAAGCAGATTTTAAAATTTTATTAAAAGAAGCCAAAGTAAGTTCTTTAATTAGAGGTTTAGTCGCCGAATTTATGATGCAAAGTTTCGACGCTAATAAAGATGGTTTGGTAAGTTGGGCAGAGTTTCAAGCTGCAATAAAAGAATCGGGAATAAAAAAATAG
- a CDS encoding EF-hand domain-containing protein, which yields MGAKEKILQDIHSLMTEKFTNAEEAFTFFDKDQDGKLNRSEVKDLLKEAGVGGLIRGLVAGEMIKGYDKSGDDTISKEEFKVAIAELERDF from the coding sequence ATGGGAGCAAAAGAAAAAATATTACAAGACATACATTCTTTAATGACAGAAAAGTTTACAAACGCTGAAGAAGCTTTTACTTTTTTTGATAAAGACCAAGATGGAAAATTAAATAGAAGTGAAGTAAAAGATTTGTTAAAAGAAGCTGGAGTTGGAGGGTTAATTAGAGGTTTGGTTGCTGGAGAAATGATTAAGGGGTATGATAAATCTGGTGATGACACTATTAGTAAAGAAGAATTTAAAGTAGCTATTGCAGAGTTAGAAAGAGACTTTTAA
- the lepA gene encoding translation elongation factor 4, protein MKNIRNFCIIAHIDHGKSTLADRLLDFTGSVTSREKKEQLLDSMDLERERGITIKSHAIQMDYTHNGEQYILNLIDTPGHVDFSYEVSRSIAACEGALLIVDAAQSIQAQTISNLYLALENDLEIIPVLNKVDLPSANPEEVTDDIVDLLGCDPGEVIHASGKTGFGVDNILEAIISRIPAPKGDPDAPLQALIFDSVYNSYRGIETYFRVFNGEIKKGQEIKFVATGKNYFADEVGTLKLNQVVKKSVKTGDVGYLITGIKTAKEVKVGDTITDFAKPTQEIIEGFEDVKPMVFAGIYPVDTEDYEELRSSMEKLQLNDASLVFQPESSAALGFGFRCGFLGMLHMEIIQERLEREFNMTVITTVPNVSYHAYTKKNPDEIIILNNPTDLPDPSRLDRVEEPFIKASIITKSDFVGQVMSLCIEKRGQIINQTYLTTQRVELIFEMPLAEIVFDFYDRLKTVSKGYASFDYHPIGMKESKLVRVDILLNAQPVDALSALLHADNAYTIGKKIVEKLKQLIPRQQFDIPIQAAIGAKIIARETTKALRKDVTAKCYGGDISRKRKLLEKQKKGKKRMRQVGNVEIPQEAFMAVLKLND, encoded by the coding sequence ATGAAGAACATAAGAAACTTTTGCATTATTGCTCATATTGACCATGGTAAAAGTACATTGGCAGATAGATTATTAGATTTTACAGGTTCTGTAACTTCTCGTGAAAAAAAGGAGCAGTTATTAGATTCTATGGATTTAGAGCGCGAACGTGGAATTACCATAAAATCGCACGCAATTCAAATGGATTATACGCATAATGGCGAACAATATATTTTGAATTTAATTGACACGCCAGGTCACGTAGATTTCTCTTACGAAGTTTCTCGTTCAATTGCAGCTTGTGAAGGCGCTTTACTAATTGTAGATGCTGCACAAAGTATACAAGCTCAAACAATTTCTAATTTATACTTGGCTTTAGAGAACGATTTAGAAATTATTCCCGTTTTAAATAAAGTAGATTTACCTTCCGCAAATCCGGAAGAAGTAACAGACGATATTGTAGATTTATTAGGTTGCGACCCAGGAGAAGTTATCCACGCAAGTGGGAAAACAGGTTTTGGAGTAGACAATATTTTAGAAGCAATTATCAGTAGAATTCCTGCTCCAAAAGGAGATCCAGATGCACCTTTACAAGCACTAATTTTCGATTCTGTGTATAATTCTTATAGAGGAATTGAAACGTATTTTAGAGTTTTTAATGGTGAAATAAAAAAAGGACAAGAAATTAAATTCGTTGCAACAGGTAAAAATTATTTTGCAGATGAAGTTGGTACTTTAAAACTAAATCAAGTTGTAAAAAAATCTGTAAAAACAGGTGATGTTGGGTATTTAATTACAGGAATTAAAACAGCAAAAGAAGTAAAAGTAGGAGATACCATAACAGATTTTGCAAAACCAACCCAAGAAATTATTGAAGGCTTCGAAGATGTAAAACCAATGGTTTTCGCAGGAATTTATCCTGTAGATACAGAAGATTATGAAGAATTGCGTAGTTCTATGGAAAAATTGCAGTTAAACGATGCTTCTTTGGTATTTCAACCAGAAAGTTCTGCAGCTTTAGGTTTTGGTTTCAGGTGTGGTTTCTTAGGAATGTTACACATGGAAATTATACAAGAACGTTTAGAGCGTGAGTTTAATATGACAGTTATTACTACTGTTCCCAACGTATCTTACCACGCTTACACAAAGAAAAATCCAGATGAAATTATCATCTTAAATAATCCAACAGATTTACCAGATCCATCAAGATTAGATAGAGTAGAAGAGCCATTTATTAAAGCAAGTATTATTACAAAGTCCGATTTTGTGGGACAAGTAATGAGTTTATGTATTGAAAAACGTGGACAAATTATCAACCAAACCTATTTAACAACGCAAAGAGTTGAGCTAATTTTCGAAATGCCTTTGGCAGAAATTGTATTCGATTTTTACGACCGTTTAAAAACCGTTTCTAAAGGGTATGCATCTTTCGATTATCATCCAATTGGTATGAAAGAATCGAAATTGGTAAGAGTAGATATTTTGTTAAATGCACAACCTGTAGATGCGCTTTCAGCACTTTTACATGCTGATAATGCCTACACAATTGGTAAGAAAATTGTTGAGAAATTAAAGCAATTAATTCCAAGACAACAGTTCGATATTCCTATTCAGGCAGCAATTGGAGCAAAAATTATTGCGCGTGAAACTACAAAAGCTTTGCGTAAAGATGTTACTGCAAAATGTTATGGAGGAGATATTTCTAGAAAACGTAAATTGTTAGAAAAGCAGAAAAAAGGTAAGAAAAGAATGCGTCAAGTTGGTAATGTAGAAATTCCGCAAGAAGCATTTATGGCGGTTTTAAAATTGAACGATTAA
- a CDS encoding LytR/AlgR family response regulator transcription factor yields the protein MNILILEDEIPAYQKLTKCLDSFFDIKITHDWARTIVDGEKFLKENTYDFILSDIQLLDGLSFDLFDKIKIEAPIIFCSAHDEYLFQAFNTNGIAYILKPYSQDDFDKAINKYESLFKKGDYNSLDSNTIDALKSALQQENTTYKKRFVIKKASGIQLLNATDIALITASGDFCLVIDNLGKRHTISQNLGSIYQQLNPKKFFKINRSEIVNIDFIENIESHFKNRLLISIKNHKEKVMTSSSTTSDFRKWLES from the coding sequence ATGAATATTTTAATTTTAGAAGACGAAATTCCTGCATATCAAAAACTAACAAAATGTTTAGACAGTTTTTTTGATATAAAAATTACACACGATTGGGCAAGAACAATTGTTGATGGAGAAAAATTCCTAAAAGAAAATACCTACGATTTTATTTTATCTGATATTCAGCTTTTAGATGGACTTTCTTTTGATTTGTTTGATAAAATAAAAATTGAAGCTCCCATTATTTTTTGTTCTGCACATGATGAATATTTATTCCAAGCTTTTAACACAAACGGAATTGCATATATTTTAAAACCATATTCGCAAGATGATTTTGATAAAGCAATCAATAAATATGAATCTTTATTTAAAAAGGGAGATTATAACTCATTAGACTCAAATACAATTGATGCTTTAAAATCTGCTTTGCAACAAGAAAACACCACTTATAAAAAACGATTTGTTATTAAAAAAGCATCTGGAATTCAATTATTAAATGCCACAGATATTGCTTTAATTACAGCTTCTGGAGATTTTTGTTTGGTGATTGATAATCTTGGAAAACGACATACAATTTCTCAAAATTTGGGAAGTATTTATCAGCAATTAAATCCGAAAAAGTTTTTTAAAATTAATAGAAGTGAAATTGTAAACATCGATTTTATAGAAAATATCGAAAGTCATTTTAAGAATAGGTTGCTAATTTCTATAAAAAACCACAAAGAAAAAGTAATGACGAGCTCTTCTACAACGTCTGATTTTAGGAAGTGGTTGGAGAGTTAA
- a CDS encoding sensor histidine kinase yields the protein MNTKLNKSDWIILAIIFGTNILLNSYDYYREGNQLIEYLIDFPTSTILSIFIILVFIRKIVPEFLVKRKNYVLFLISSLLLLIIVGSLDNAVGRLSAGKSLSTITERLSFLIGGLYNAADMVGLPLGILLIKKFYEGQQELVTIQREQKENELKLLRSQIDPHFLFNNLNTLDALIDSNPTKAKEYINRLSLIYRYLIQTKDAEVMELSKEINFAENYIFLIKTRFGNDYEFKIVENTSIKDKFIPTGAIQALLENVVKHNKSDGKTPIKTTILINDGWLIITNSKSDVVSKQESFGTGLENLKARYKLLSDEQIQIHDMDKKFEVFIPVITLSE from the coding sequence ATGAATACCAAGTTAAATAAATCTGATTGGATAATATTGGCCATTATTTTTGGAACTAATATTTTACTAAATTCCTATGATTATTACAGAGAAGGAAATCAATTGATTGAATATTTAATTGATTTTCCAACCTCTACAATTTTATCAATATTTATAATTTTAGTTTTTATTCGAAAAATTGTTCCAGAGTTTTTAGTAAAACGCAAAAACTATGTGCTTTTTTTAATTTCCAGCTTGTTACTATTAATTATTGTTGGTTCTCTAGATAATGCTGTTGGAAGATTAAGCGCAGGGAAATCTTTAAGCACAATTACTGAAAGATTGTCTTTTCTAATTGGTGGCTTGTACAACGCTGCTGACATGGTAGGCTTACCTTTGGGTATTTTGTTAATCAAGAAATTTTATGAAGGTCAACAAGAATTAGTAACTATTCAAAGAGAACAAAAAGAGAATGAATTAAAATTGTTGCGATCTCAAATAGATCCTCATTTTTTGTTTAATAATTTAAATACTTTAGATGCTTTAATTGATAGCAATCCTACAAAAGCAAAAGAATATATTAATAGACTTTCTTTAATTTACAGATATTTAATTCAGACGAAAGACGCAGAAGTTATGGAACTTTCCAAAGAAATTAATTTTGCTGAAAATTATATTTTTCTGATAAAAACTAGATTTGGTAACGATTACGAATTTAAAATTGTAGAAAACACGTCTATTAAAGATAAATTTATTCCAACTGGTGCAATACAAGCTTTGTTAGAAAACGTAGTAAAACACAATAAATCTGATGGAAAAACTCCTATAAAAACAACTATTCTAATTAATGATGGTTGGTTGATTATTACAAACTCAAAATCTGATGTTGTTTCCAAACAGGAATCTTTTGGAACAGGTTTAGAAAATTTAAAAGCACGTTACAAGTTGCTTTCAGATGAGCAAATTCAAATACATGATATGGATAAAAAGTTTGAAGTTTTTATTCCTGTTATTACTTTAAGTGAATAA
- a CDS encoding outer membrane beta-barrel protein, whose amino-acid sequence MRTLTTTLFILFFGIFATIAQHSISGKIVDEQNLPLPFANIVLFKIGEEANPKGTVSADNGTYNFDKIASGKYKIEISMLGFETQKITVFELNSNKTFNITLKEESQTLNEVVIKSKRPVIRQTAEKLIVDLEKSEMINSNLQDVMRKIPGVLVTNNGISIAGKGGITILINGKTTEYMDVDTLLRDFPADNIAKIELVEQPGAEYQASGSGAIINIILKKNVKLGTHGSVNTWVGEDEGFEWGSGVSIASYKNKLNWQAGVNYSQPTYREDLFLVRTVGSETYDQVTREPYDPDNFTIRGSLDYYLSENHSIGIGGRYNTRKSTRTVSSETIISDANKRNTLFSENYFDRDRANFNINPYYEYKTDTDKLVIDFNYVDFTNDNTNTLYDIAGSTVAFTDRKYIQDGKYNIKTYRADYTKTFSDNFKVSAGTRFADVKTDNDLQSFEDENGSFKKIDSLSSRFVIDETIFALYSKVNANYGKWSFSGGLRYENSNTDGTSTFLKNGTLTTEVQKRPIKKIFPSASISRKITDVLGASVSYSYRIQRPSYSSLNSFQQFLDPFSAGEGNPNLTPAYTNNYQFNLTYEGQPFFTVGYSKTDDVLFQLIKQDNATAQIRQQDVNVENNANWNFRLFAPVNFAKGLEGYTGIIVTNTDYQSSTYGVDLNKWNLIWFIQASYQLPWDVNFELSGNYGTGALEGQIEVDWLAELDFSFGKKFLDDKLKVNLGFNKMLNRGFVGNIDYGNGTAQVESNGSRQNIQLRLVYSFGSQFGKKKSKRNSNNDEENRINAGN is encoded by the coding sequence ATGAGAACCTTAACAACTACACTTTTTATTTTATTCTTCGGAATTTTCGCAACCATTGCTCAACATTCTATTTCAGGTAAAATTGTTGACGAACAGAATCTACCTTTACCTTTTGCTAATATTGTTTTGTTTAAAATTGGCGAAGAAGCAAATCCGAAAGGAACTGTTTCAGCTGATAATGGAACTTATAATTTTGATAAAATAGCTTCAGGAAAGTATAAAATTGAAATTTCTATGTTGGGTTTCGAAACTCAAAAAATTACTGTATTTGAGTTGAATTCTAACAAGACCTTCAACATAACTTTAAAAGAAGAAAGCCAAACTTTAAATGAAGTTGTTATAAAAAGTAAACGACCGGTAATAAGACAAACAGCAGAAAAACTGATTGTAGATTTAGAAAAATCGGAAATGATTAATTCTAACTTGCAAGATGTTATGCGTAAAATTCCTGGTGTTTTGGTTACTAATAACGGAATTTCAATTGCTGGAAAAGGCGGAATTACGATTCTTATTAACGGAAAAACAACAGAATATATGGATGTTGATACTTTATTAAGAGATTTTCCTGCGGATAATATTGCAAAAATTGAGTTGGTAGAACAACCTGGTGCAGAATACCAAGCTTCTGGTTCTGGAGCGATTATCAACATAATTTTAAAGAAAAATGTAAAATTAGGAACTCATGGAAGTGTAAATACTTGGGTTGGAGAAGATGAAGGTTTCGAGTGGGGTTCAGGTGTTTCTATTGCGAGTTATAAGAACAAATTAAATTGGCAGGCAGGTGTAAATTACTCACAACCAACTTATAGAGAAGATTTATTTTTAGTGAGAACTGTTGGTTCTGAAACTTACGACCAAGTTACAAGAGAACCTTATGATCCAGATAATTTTACAATTCGTGGTAGTTTAGATTATTATTTAAGTGAAAATCATTCAATAGGAATTGGAGGTCGTTACAACACAAGAAAATCGACAAGAACTGTTAGTAGTGAAACTATTATTTCTGATGCAAATAAAAGAAACACATTATTTTCTGAAAATTATTTTGATAGAGATCGTGCTAACTTCAACATAAACCCATATTACGAATATAAAACGGATACAGATAAATTGGTTATCGATTTCAATTATGTAGATTTCACAAACGACAACACAAATACTTTATATGATATCGCTGGAAGTACAGTTGCTTTTACAGACAGAAAATACATACAAGATGGAAAATATAACATTAAAACTTACAGAGCAGATTATACAAAAACGTTTTCCGACAATTTTAAAGTAAGTGCTGGAACTCGTTTTGCGGATGTAAAAACAGACAACGATTTACAATCTTTTGAAGATGAAAATGGTAGTTTTAAGAAAATTGATTCGTTAAGTAGTCGTTTTGTAATTGACGAAACCATTTTTGCCTTGTATTCTAAAGTGAATGCAAACTATGGGAAATGGTCTTTTTCTGGTGGATTGCGTTATGAAAACAGTAATACAGATGGAACATCCACTTTTTTAAAAAATGGAACATTAACAACTGAAGTACAAAAAAGACCGATTAAAAAAATCTTTCCAAGTGCATCAATAAGTAGAAAAATTACTGATGTTTTAGGAGCAAGTGTTTCTTATAGTTACAGAATTCAAAGGCCATCTTACAGTAGTTTAAATTCTTTTCAACAGTTTTTAGATCCGTTTTCAGCTGGTGAAGGAAACCCAAATTTAACTCCTGCTTACACAAATAACTATCAATTTAATTTAACTTATGAAGGTCAGCCTTTTTTTACAGTTGGTTATAGTAAAACTGATGATGTACTATTTCAATTAATAAAACAAGACAATGCAACAGCACAAATTAGACAACAAGATGTAAATGTAGAAAATAATGCAAATTGGAACTTTCGCTTGTTTGCACCCGTAAATTTTGCAAAAGGTTTGGAAGGTTACACAGGAATTATTGTTACAAATACAGATTATCAATCTTCTACTTATGGTGTAGATTTAAATAAATGGAACTTAATTTGGTTCATACAAGCAAGTTATCAATTACCTTGGGATGTTAATTTTGAGTTGAGTGGAAATTACGGAACAGGCGCTTTAGAAGGTCAGATTGAAGTAGATTGGTTGGCAGAATTAGATTTTTCTTTCGGAAAGAAGTTTTTAGATGATAAATTAAAAGTAAATTTAGGCTTCAATAAAATGTTAAATAGAGGTTTTGTTGGTAACATAGATTATGGAAATGGAACTGCACAAGTAGAAAGTAATGGTTCCAGACAAAATATTCAATTGAGATTAGTGTACAGTTTTGGTTCTCAATTTGGAAAGAAAAAATCGAAGAGAAATTCTAATAACGATGAAGAAAATAGAATTAACGCCGGTAATTAA